In one Achromobacter spanius genomic region, the following are encoded:
- the recA gene encoding recombinase RecA translates to MDDKTTKAAASEKAKALAAALSQIEKQFGKGSIMRYGDNEVSHDIQVVSTGSLGLDIALGVGGLPRGRVIEIYGPESSGKTTLTLQVIAEMQKIGGTCAFVDAEHALDVQYANKLGVNLTDLLISQPDTGEQALEITDALVRSGSVDLIVIDSVAALVPKAEIEGEMGDSLPGLQARLMSQALRKLTATIKRTNCMVIFINQIRMKIGVMFGNPETTTGGNALKFYASVRLDIRRIGSIKKGDEVVGNETRVKVVKNKVAPPFKQAEFDIMYGAGISREGEIIDLGVAASVVDKSGAWYSYNGNRIGQGKDNVREYLKEHRDMAIEIENRVRENQGIVSRAAEFVPTAEDTAE, encoded by the coding sequence ATGGACGACAAAACCACCAAGGCCGCCGCTTCGGAAAAGGCCAAGGCGCTTGCCGCCGCGCTTTCCCAGATCGAAAAGCAGTTCGGCAAGGGCTCGATCATGCGCTACGGCGATAACGAGGTCTCGCACGACATCCAGGTGGTTTCCACGGGCTCGTTGGGTCTGGATATCGCGCTGGGCGTTGGCGGCTTGCCGCGCGGCCGCGTGATTGAAATCTACGGCCCGGAATCGTCCGGTAAAACGACGCTGACCCTGCAAGTCATTGCCGAAATGCAGAAAATCGGCGGCACCTGCGCCTTTGTCGACGCCGAACACGCGCTTGACGTCCAATACGCCAACAAGCTGGGCGTGAACCTGACCGATCTGCTGATCTCGCAGCCGGACACGGGCGAACAGGCACTGGAAATCACCGACGCGCTGGTGCGCTCGGGTTCGGTTGACCTGATCGTCATCGACTCGGTGGCGGCGCTGGTGCCCAAGGCTGAAATCGAAGGCGAAATGGGCGATTCCCTGCCGGGCCTGCAAGCCCGTCTGATGAGCCAGGCGCTGCGCAAACTGACGGCCACGATCAAGCGCACCAACTGCATGGTCATCTTCATCAACCAGATCCGCATGAAGATCGGCGTCATGTTCGGCAATCCCGAAACCACCACCGGCGGTAACGCGCTGAAGTTCTACGCCTCGGTGCGTCTGGACATCCGCCGCATTGGCTCCATCAAGAAGGGTGACGAGGTCGTCGGCAACGAAACCCGCGTCAAGGTCGTGAAGAACAAGGTTGCGCCGCCGTTCAAGCAGGCCGAATTCGACATCATGTATGGCGCCGGCATTTCGCGTGAAGGCGAAATCATTGATTTGGGCGTGGCTGCCAGCGTGGTCGACAAATCCGGCGCCTGGTACAGCTACAACGGCAACCGCATCGGCCAGGGCAAGGACAATGTCCGCGAATACCTGAAAGAGCACCGCGACATGGCCATCGAAATCGAAAACCGGGTTCGCGAGAACCAGGGCATCGTCAGCCGTGCCGCCGAGTTCGTGCCCACGGCGGAAGACACCGCCGAATAA
- the sucC gene encoding ADP-forming succinate--CoA ligase subunit beta, translating into MKIHEYQGKELLKQFGIPVPRGIPALSVDEAVAAAEKLGGPVWVVKAQIHAGGRGKGGGVKLARSLDDVRKLASEILGMQLITHQTGPEGQKVRRLYIEDGADIQKEYYVSLVTDRATQKVAFIASSEGGMDIEEVAHSTPEKIITEYIDPLTGLSAEQATKIANAIGLPADSTAQAVDVFQKLYQCYMDTDASLVEINPLNRDSKGNIIALDAKFNFDSNALFRHPEIVAYRDLDEEDPAEIEASKFDLAYIQLDGNIGCLVNGAGLAMATMDTIKLFGGEPANFLDVGGGATAEKVTEAFKIMLANKSVKAILVNIFGGIMRCDVIAEGVIAACKAVNLNVPLVVRMKGTNEELGKKMLADSGLPIISADTMAEAATRVVAAVK; encoded by the coding sequence ATGAAAATCCACGAGTATCAAGGCAAGGAACTGCTGAAGCAATTTGGCATCCCGGTGCCGCGCGGGATCCCCGCTCTTTCCGTCGACGAGGCCGTGGCTGCCGCTGAAAAGCTGGGTGGACCGGTGTGGGTCGTCAAGGCACAAATTCACGCGGGCGGCCGCGGCAAGGGCGGTGGCGTCAAGCTGGCGCGCTCGCTGGACGACGTGCGCAAGCTGGCCTCGGAAATCCTGGGCATGCAGCTGATCACGCACCAGACCGGCCCGGAAGGCCAGAAGGTTCGTCGCCTGTACATCGAAGACGGCGCCGACATCCAGAAGGAATACTACGTGTCGCTGGTCACTGACCGCGCCACGCAGAAGGTTGCCTTCATTGCCTCCAGCGAAGGCGGCATGGACATCGAGGAAGTGGCTCACTCCACGCCCGAGAAGATCATCACCGAATACATCGACCCGCTGACCGGCTTGTCCGCCGAGCAAGCCACCAAGATCGCCAACGCGATCGGCCTGCCCGCCGACTCCACCGCCCAAGCCGTGGACGTGTTCCAGAAGCTGTATCAGTGCTACATGGACACCGACGCGTCGCTGGTTGAAATCAACCCGCTGAACCGCGACAGCAAGGGCAACATCATCGCCCTGGACGCCAAGTTCAACTTCGACTCCAACGCCCTGTTCCGCCATCCGGAAATCGTCGCCTACCGCGACCTGGACGAAGAAGATCCCGCGGAAATCGAAGCCAGCAAGTTCGACCTGGCCTACATCCAGCTCGACGGCAACATCGGCTGCCTGGTGAACGGCGCCGGTCTGGCCATGGCCACGATGGACACCATCAAGCTGTTCGGCGGCGAGCCGGCCAACTTCCTGGACGTCGGCGGCGGCGCAACGGCCGAGAAGGTCACCGAAGCGTTCAAGATCATGCTCGCGAACAAGAGCGTGAAGGCCATTCTGGTCAACATCTTTGGCGGCATCATGCGCTGCGACGTCATCGCCGAAGGCGTGATCGCGGCTTGCAAGGCCGTCAACCTGAACGTGCCGCTGGTCGTGCGCATGAAGGGTACCAACGAAGAACTCGGCAAGAAGATGCTGGCCGACTCCGGTCTGCCGATCATCAGCGCCGACACGATGGCCGAAGCGGCCACCCGCGTCGTAGCCGCCGTCAAGTAA
- a CDS encoding sensor histidine kinase has protein sequence MLAPLFLLWPMSVAITYVVAQNIANVPYDRALANNLHVLTRQVHAQDGRAVLKMTDAARDVLRADETDSVFWLVLGSRGEYLGGDRALPLPATVGQPRPGEVQYEDDTLRGFGIRLAFTWVDLNLANTQPALLLVAETVEKRTQLANDIIKGVIIPQFVVLPIAVLLVWFGLSRGVAPLNALQQRLRARRPDDLSPIDERAAPSEIAPLVAAMNDLLDRLSANVQAQRRFVADAAHQLKTPLAGLRTQAELALRDASPEEMQSSLRQLVTGSERATRLVNQLLLLARAENPSAIGLTRTDLNAIAYEQAMHWVPQALSLSTDLGFEGSDEPVNINGNPLLLAELLNNLVDNALRYTPLGGHITVRVMRHGDQALLEVEDSGPGIPPDERERVFDRFYRVLGTASDGSGLGLAIVREIAQKHGASVLINDHPNPHSDLPGTRISVVFPLYMDAPDSYES, from the coding sequence ATGCTGGCGCCGCTGTTCCTGCTGTGGCCCATGAGCGTCGCCATCACTTATGTGGTTGCCCAGAATATCGCCAACGTGCCGTATGACCGCGCCTTGGCCAATAATCTGCATGTCTTGACCCGGCAGGTCCATGCGCAGGACGGCCGCGCGGTGCTCAAGATGACGGACGCCGCGCGTGACGTGTTGCGCGCGGACGAAACCGACAGCGTATTCTGGCTGGTGCTGGGTAGCCGCGGTGAATACCTGGGGGGCGACCGCGCCCTGCCGCTGCCGGCCACCGTGGGCCAACCGCGCCCGGGCGAAGTCCAGTACGAAGACGACACCTTGCGTGGCTTCGGCATCCGCCTGGCGTTCACGTGGGTGGACCTGAACCTGGCCAACACGCAGCCCGCGCTGCTGCTCGTGGCCGAGACCGTGGAAAAGCGCACGCAGTTGGCCAACGACATCATCAAGGGCGTGATCATTCCGCAGTTCGTGGTGCTGCCGATCGCGGTGCTGCTGGTTTGGTTTGGCCTGTCGCGTGGGGTGGCTCCACTGAACGCGCTGCAGCAACGGTTGCGCGCGCGCCGGCCCGACGACCTGTCGCCCATTGACGAGCGGGCGGCGCCGTCCGAAATCGCGCCGTTGGTGGCCGCCATGAATGACCTGCTGGACCGGCTGTCGGCCAACGTCCAGGCCCAACGCCGTTTCGTGGCGGACGCCGCGCACCAGTTGAAGACACCGCTTGCCGGCCTGCGCACGCAGGCCGAACTGGCCTTGCGCGACGCCAGCCCCGAAGAAATGCAGTCGAGCCTGCGGCAGTTGGTGACGGGATCCGAACGCGCTACCCGACTGGTCAACCAGTTGCTGCTGCTGGCCCGCGCTGAAAACCCCAGCGCGATCGGGCTGACGCGCACGGACCTCAACGCCATTGCCTACGAGCAGGCCATGCACTGGGTGCCGCAGGCGCTGTCGCTGAGTACCGACCTGGGGTTTGAAGGATCCGACGAACCCGTCAACATCAACGGCAACCCCCTGCTGCTTGCCGAGCTGCTGAACAATCTGGTGGACAACGCGCTGCGCTACACACCGCTCGGCGGCCACATCACCGTGCGTGTGATGCGCCATGGCGACCAGGCGCTGCTGGAAGTGGAGGATTCAGGCCCGGGCATCCCGCCAGACGAACGGGAACGCGTATTCGACCGCTTCTACCGTGTGCTGGGTACGGCATCCGACGGTAGCGGCCTGGGGCTGGCGATCGTGCGCGAGATTGCGCAAAAGCACGGGGCCAGCGTGCTCATCAACGACCACCCCAACCCGCACTCGGACCTGCCGGGCACACGCATCAGCGTGGTGTTCCCGCTTTACATGGACGCGCCGGATTCGTACGAAAGCTAG
- the recX gene encoding recombination regulator RecX, which yields MSWKPTPASADRLRAKLDDEFETVAKPEGLRRSSDARREREAAPPSVEPDTWQRSSEQRGNARGGSRMGSASGRASGRAADRASGSASGAEDEAAAPEGDKPARKGPSLKMRAVGFLSRREHAREELARKLAAYAEDADEIEGVLDALEKEGWLSTERFAQSLVHRRASRQGAARIVQELRQHGVDDTQVAELREQLRATEYDRALEVWKKRFDAKPEDRAIYAKQARFLASRGFAQDVIRRILGEGEDD from the coding sequence ATGAGCTGGAAACCGACCCCCGCGTCAGCCGACCGCCTTCGCGCCAAGTTGGATGACGAATTTGAAACCGTCGCCAAGCCGGAAGGTTTGCGGCGCAGCTCGGACGCGCGCCGCGAACGAGAGGCGGCGCCTCCCTCGGTCGAGCCAGACACCTGGCAGCGCAGTTCCGAACAGCGGGGCAACGCGCGTGGCGGATCGCGTATGGGCTCCGCATCTGGTCGTGCATCTGGGCGAGCCGCGGATCGTGCCTCTGGCAGTGCCTCCGGCGCGGAAGACGAAGCCGCCGCCCCTGAAGGCGACAAGCCAGCCCGCAAAGGGCCATCGCTGAAGATGCGCGCCGTGGGCTTTCTGTCGCGGCGCGAGCACGCGCGCGAGGAATTGGCGCGCAAGTTGGCTGCCTACGCCGAAGACGCCGATGAAATTGAAGGCGTGCTGGATGCGCTGGAAAAAGAGGGTTGGCTGTCTACCGAACGGTTTGCGCAAAGTCTGGTGCATCGCCGCGCATCGCGCCAGGGCGCGGCGCGCATCGTGCAGGAATTGCGCCAGCATGGCGTGGACGACACGCAAGTCGCTGAACTACGAGAACAATTGCGCGCCACGGAATACGACCGCGCGCTGGAAGTATGGAAAAAGCGCTTCGACGCCAAGCCGGAAGACCGCGCCATATACGCCAAGCAGGCGCGGTTTCTGGCCAGCCGGGGGTTCGCGCAAGACGTGATCCGGCGCATTTTGGGCGAAGGCGAGGATGATTGA
- the metE gene encoding 5-methyltetrahydropteroyltriglutamate--homocysteine S-methyltransferase has protein sequence MTTIHNLGFPRIGAQRELKRAVEAYWAGKQTAEALEESGRELRAKHWKLQAAAGLQFVPVGDFAWYDQILEWSTLLGAVPARFGQKDNEPVTLDTLFRMGRGRAPSGKPAAACEMTKWFDTNYHYIVPELVPGQTFRIARESLFEQIQEAQALGHAVKPVIPGPLTWLYLGKGDAFAGGPADEGKLQLLAALLPVYQEVFARFAKQGVQWVQIDEPILVLDLPQAWRDAFKQVYDTLAASPVKLLVATYFDGLKDNLATAQALSVAGLHVDLVRAPEQLADVVAGLRADQVLSAGVINGRNIWRTDLDAAISALVPVKQQLGDRLWLAPSCSLLHVPVDLTNETELDAEIKSWLSFAAQKLQELSLLGRALENATDASVQDGLIKQRAALAARRSSPRIHNPAVGQRMASAAAVSRDRAPFAGRIARQQEHLGLPAYPTTTIGSFPQTAEIRALRRDWKAGALTDSGYEAAIRKEIEEVIRVQEKVGLDVLVHGEPERNDMVEYFGELLAGFAFTKNGWVQSYGSRCVKPPIIFGDVARPAPMTVGWSSYAQSLTDKPVKGMLTGPVTILQWSFVRDDQPREQTCRQLALALRDEVVDLEAAGISVIQIDEPAIREGLPLRRADWKAYLDWAVDCFRLSTAGVRDETQIHTHMCYSEFNDIIESIAAMDADVITIETSRSNMELLKAFEDFDYPNDIGPGVYDIHSPNVPEVDWMVGLMEKAAARLPKERLWVNPDCGLKTRAWPETEAALLGMVQAARALRQSA, from the coding sequence ATGACTACTATTCATAATTTGGGGTTCCCCCGTATCGGTGCGCAGCGCGAATTGAAGCGTGCTGTCGAGGCTTATTGGGCGGGCAAGCAAACTGCCGAAGCGCTGGAAGAATCGGGCCGCGAACTGCGCGCCAAGCACTGGAAGCTGCAGGCGGCGGCCGGCCTGCAATTCGTGCCCGTGGGCGACTTCGCCTGGTATGACCAAATTCTGGAATGGAGCACGTTGCTGGGCGCCGTGCCCGCCCGCTTCGGCCAGAAAGACAACGAGCCAGTGACGCTGGACACGCTGTTCCGCATGGGGCGTGGCCGCGCGCCGTCGGGCAAGCCCGCCGCCGCTTGCGAAATGACCAAATGGTTCGATACCAACTACCACTACATCGTGCCGGAGCTGGTGCCGGGCCAGACCTTTCGTATTGCCCGCGAGTCCCTGTTCGAGCAGATCCAGGAAGCCCAGGCGCTGGGCCACGCTGTGAAGCCGGTGATCCCGGGTCCGCTGACCTGGCTGTATCTAGGCAAGGGCGACGCCTTTGCGGGTGGCCCGGCCGACGAAGGCAAGCTGCAACTGCTGGCCGCGTTGCTGCCGGTGTACCAAGAAGTGTTTGCCCGCTTTGCCAAGCAAGGCGTGCAATGGGTGCAGATTGATGAGCCGATCCTGGTGCTGGACCTGCCGCAAGCGTGGCGTGATGCATTCAAACAGGTGTATGACACGCTGGCTGCAAGCCCGGTCAAGCTGCTGGTCGCCACGTACTTCGACGGTTTGAAGGACAACCTGGCTACCGCGCAGGCGCTGTCCGTGGCCGGCCTGCATGTGGATCTGGTGCGCGCGCCGGAACAACTGGCCGATGTCGTGGCCGGCCTGCGAGCCGACCAGGTGCTGTCCGCGGGCGTCATCAACGGCCGCAATATCTGGCGCACCGATCTGGACGCGGCCATCTCGGCGCTGGTGCCCGTCAAGCAGCAATTGGGCGACCGCCTGTGGCTGGCCCCGTCGTGCTCGCTGTTGCACGTGCCGGTGGACCTGACCAACGAGACGGAACTGGACGCCGAGATCAAGAGCTGGCTGTCGTTTGCCGCGCAAAAGCTGCAAGAACTGAGCCTGTTGGGTCGCGCACTGGAAAACGCGACGGATGCGTCCGTGCAAGACGGCCTGATCAAGCAACGCGCCGCCCTGGCTGCCCGCCGCTCGTCGCCCCGCATCCATAACCCGGCGGTGGGCCAACGGATGGCCAGTGCCGCCGCCGTGTCGCGCGACCGCGCGCCGTTTGCCGGCCGCATCGCCCGCCAGCAAGAACACTTGGGCTTGCCCGCCTACCCGACGACCACGATCGGTTCCTTCCCGCAAACCGCCGAAATCCGCGCGCTGCGCCGTGATTGGAAGGCGGGCGCGTTGACGGATTCCGGCTACGAAGCCGCCATCCGCAAGGAAATCGAGGAAGTCATCCGAGTCCAGGAAAAGGTCGGCCTGGACGTCCTGGTGCACGGTGAGCCCGAACGCAACGACATGGTGGAATACTTTGGCGAACTGCTGGCCGGTTTTGCCTTCACCAAGAACGGCTGGGTGCAAAGCTACGGCTCGCGCTGCGTCAAGCCGCCGATCATTTTTGGCGACGTGGCGCGCCCCGCGCCGATGACGGTGGGCTGGTCGTCGTATGCGCAATCGCTGACCGACAAGCCCGTCAAGGGCATGTTGACGGGTCCGGTCACCATCCTGCAATGGTCGTTTGTGCGTGACGATCAGCCGCGCGAGCAGACCTGCCGTCAACTGGCGCTGGCCCTGCGCGACGAAGTCGTGGACCTGGAAGCGGCTGGCATCAGCGTCATCCAGATCGATGAGCCGGCCATCCGCGAAGGCCTGCCGCTGCGCCGCGCCGATTGGAAGGCCTATCTGGACTGGGCGGTGGATTGCTTCCGCCTGTCGACGGCCGGCGTGCGCGACGAAACCCAGATTCACACGCACATGTGCTATTCGGAGTTCAACGACATCATTGAATCCATCGCAGCCATGGACGCGGACGTGATCACCATCGAAACGTCGCGCTCCAATATGGAATTGCTGAAGGCGTTTGAAGATTTCGACTATCCCAATGACATCGGTCCGGGCGTGTACGACATCCACTCGCCGAACGTGCCGGAGGTGGACTGGATGGTGGGCCTGATGGAAAAGGCGGCCGCCCGCCTGCCCAAGGAACGCCTGTGGGTGAACCCGGACTGCGGCCTGAAGACCCGCGCCTGGCCGGAAACCGAAGCCGCGCTGCTCGGCATGGTGCAAGCCGCTCGCGCACTGCGCCAGTCCGCCTGA
- the sucD gene encoding succinate--CoA ligase subunit alpha, producing the protein MSILINKDTKVITQGITGKTGQFHTRMCREYANGKAAFVAGVNPKKAGEDFEGVPIFASVKEAKADTGATVSVIYVPPAGAAAAIWEAVEAELDLVICITEGIPVRDMLDVKNRMKAKGSKTLLLGPNCPGLITPDEIKIGIMPGHIHRKGRIGIVSRSGTLTYEAVAQVTELGLGQSSAVGIGGDPINGLKHVDVLKMFNDDPDTDAVIMIGEIGGPDEVNAAEWAKDNMKKPVVGFIAGVTAPPGKRMGHAGALISGGADTADAKLEVMEACGIRTTRNPSEMGKLLKSVL; encoded by the coding sequence ATGTCGATTCTGATCAACAAGGACACCAAAGTCATCACCCAGGGCATCACGGGCAAGACGGGCCAGTTCCACACCCGTATGTGCCGTGAGTATGCCAATGGCAAAGCCGCCTTCGTGGCCGGCGTGAACCCCAAGAAAGCGGGTGAAGACTTTGAAGGCGTGCCGATCTTCGCTTCGGTGAAGGAAGCCAAGGCCGACACCGGCGCAACCGTGTCCGTCATCTACGTGCCGCCCGCCGGCGCCGCCGCCGCCATCTGGGAAGCTGTCGAAGCCGAACTGGATCTGGTGATCTGCATCACCGAAGGCATCCCCGTTCGCGACATGCTGGACGTCAAGAACCGCATGAAGGCCAAGGGCAGCAAGACGCTGCTGCTGGGCCCGAACTGCCCCGGCCTGATCACGCCGGACGAAATCAAGATCGGCATCATGCCCGGTCACATCCACCGCAAGGGCCGCATCGGCATCGTCAGCCGTTCGGGCACCCTGACGTACGAAGCCGTGGCGCAAGTCACCGAACTGGGCCTGGGTCAATCCAGCGCCGTCGGTATCGGTGGCGACCCCATCAACGGCCTGAAGCACGTCGACGTTCTGAAGATGTTCAATGACGATCCCGACACCGACGCCGTCATCATGATTGGCGAAATCGGCGGCCCCGACGAAGTCAACGCCGCCGAATGGGCGAAGGACAACATGAAGAAGCCGGTCGTCGGCTTCATCGCTGGTGTCACCGCTCCTCCTGGAAAGCGCATGGGCCACGCTGGCGCCCTGATCTCCGGTGGCGCCGACACGGCCGACGCCAAGCTGGAAGTCATGGAAGCTTGCGGCATCCGCACCACGCGCAACCCCTCCGAAATGGGCAAGCTGCTCAAGTCGGTGCTGTAA
- a CDS encoding LysR family transcriptional regulator: MLEIRHLETLTAIRDGGSLQEAAERLHLTQSALSHQLRDLETRLGTPLLNRRTRPARLTTAGLRVLALADEVLPRIRATERDLQRLAAGRSGRLHLAIDCHSCFQWLMPALDAFRMQWPDVALDLSAAFSFAPLPALVRGDLDLVITSDPQPLDSVEYLPLFKYELVLAVSESNPLAANKFITPEQLADQTLITYPVDKQRLDVFTAFLDPADVEPAAVRKAELTPIIAQLVASNRGVAALPNWALTEYMNQGWLRLCRLGPQGVWRTLYATVRSEDTDASYIDEFLTITRDVCFKTLSGIKSAKA; this comes from the coding sequence ATGCTAGAAATCCGCCATCTTGAAACGCTGACCGCCATCCGTGACGGCGGCAGCCTGCAGGAAGCCGCCGAACGGCTGCACCTGACCCAGTCCGCCTTGTCGCATCAGTTGCGTGACCTGGAAACGCGGCTGGGCACGCCCCTGCTGAACCGCCGCACCCGCCCCGCCCGGCTGACGACGGCGGGCTTACGCGTACTGGCGCTGGCCGATGAAGTGTTGCCCCGCATCCGCGCCACCGAACGCGATCTGCAACGGTTGGCGGCCGGCCGCAGCGGCCGGCTGCATCTGGCCATCGACTGCCATTCCTGCTTTCAGTGGCTGATGCCGGCGCTGGATGCCTTTCGGATGCAGTGGCCCGACGTGGCGCTGGATCTGTCGGCGGCATTCTCGTTCGCGCCCCTGCCCGCCTTGGTGCGCGGCGACCTGGATCTGGTCATCACATCCGACCCGCAGCCTTTGGACTCGGTGGAGTACCTGCCGCTGTTCAAGTACGAACTGGTGCTGGCCGTGTCGGAATCGAACCCCTTGGCCGCCAACAAATTCATCACGCCCGAGCAGTTGGCGGATCAGACGCTCATCACCTATCCAGTGGACAAGCAGCGGCTGGACGTATTCACCGCCTTTCTGGACCCCGCCGACGTTGAGCCGGCCGCCGTCCGCAAGGCCGAATTGACGCCCATCATTGCGCAACTGGTGGCCAGCAACCGTGGCGTGGCGGCGCTACCGAATTGGGCGCTGACCGAATACATGAATCAGGGGTGGTTGCGGCTGTGCCGACTAGGGCCGCAGGGCGTCTGGCGCACGCTGTACGCCACCGTGCGCAGCGAAGACACGGACGCCTCCTACATTGATGAATTCCTGACCATCACGCGAGACGTCTGCTTCAAGACGCTGTCGGGCATCAAGTCGGCAAAGGCGTAA
- a CDS encoding response regulator transcription factor, which produces MRILIAEDDSILADGLSRSLRHNGYAVDAVRDGLAADSALAAQAFDLLILDLGLPQLAGLEVLRRLRARNSALPVLILTAADSIEQRVKGLDLGADDYMAKPFALSELEARVRALTRRGAGGGATMLKHGRLLFDQTGRVAIVDDQTLDLSAREVSLLEILLTRSGRMVSKTQLVDHLCEWGEEVSTNAIEVYVHRLRKKLEPSGVKIVTVRGLGYCLERDQGAAYLAS; this is translated from the coding sequence ATGCGTATCCTGATCGCCGAAGACGACAGCATTCTGGCCGATGGCCTATCCCGGTCACTGCGCCACAACGGCTACGCCGTTGACGCCGTGCGCGACGGGCTTGCCGCCGATTCGGCGCTGGCCGCTCAAGCGTTCGATCTGCTTATCCTTGACTTGGGCTTGCCTCAGTTGGCCGGTCTGGAAGTACTGCGCCGCCTGCGCGCCCGCAACTCTGCCCTGCCCGTCCTGATCCTCACGGCGGCCGACAGCATCGAGCAGCGCGTGAAGGGCCTGGACCTGGGCGCGGACGACTACATGGCCAAGCCCTTCGCCCTGTCCGAACTCGAGGCACGGGTGCGCGCCTTGACCCGGCGCGGCGCGGGCGGCGGCGCCACGATGCTCAAGCACGGCCGGCTGCTTTTTGACCAGACCGGTCGCGTGGCCATCGTCGACGATCAGACGCTGGACCTGTCCGCGCGCGAAGTCAGCCTGCTGGAAATCCTGCTGACGCGCAGCGGTCGCATGGTCAGCAAGACGCAGTTGGTGGACCACCTGTGCGAATGGGGCGAGGAAGTCAGCACCAACGCCATCGAAGTCTACGTGCACCGCCTGCGCAAGAAGCTGGAGCCCAGCGGCGTAAAGATCGTGACGGTGCGCGGCCTGGGCTATTGTCTGGAGCGGGACCAGGGTGCCGCGTACCTCGCCAGTTGA
- a CDS encoding TerC family protein, producing MLEFFQTLSWAAVFQIILIDILLGGDNAVVIALACRNLAPKQRMQGILWGTAGAIILRVVLIAFALTLLSIPFLKVVGGLLLVWIGVKLLIPEDDAHGNVKGGTSIAAAIKTIIIADFVMSLDNVIAIAGAAQNAHADHQIGLVAFGLIVSVPIIIWGSTLVLKLIDKYPLVVTFGAALLGWIAGGMLITDVVVERQFGVQPTTVKIAAEIIGALLVVVLGRWLASRKTASKESAHESA from the coding sequence GTGCTTGAGTTTTTCCAGACGCTGAGTTGGGCAGCGGTATTCCAGATCATTCTCATCGACATCCTGCTCGGCGGCGATAACGCGGTCGTGATCGCGTTGGCGTGCCGCAATTTGGCGCCCAAGCAGCGCATGCAGGGCATTCTTTGGGGCACCGCGGGCGCCATCATCCTGCGTGTCGTGCTGATCGCTTTTGCATTGACGCTTCTGTCGATTCCGTTCCTGAAGGTCGTTGGCGGTTTGCTGCTGGTCTGGATCGGCGTCAAGCTCCTGATCCCCGAAGACGACGCGCATGGCAATGTGAAGGGCGGAACGTCCATCGCCGCAGCCATCAAGACCATCATCATCGCCGACTTCGTGATGAGCCTGGACAACGTGATCGCCATTGCCGGCGCGGCCCAGAACGCCCACGCCGACCATCAGATCGGCCTGGTCGCCTTCGGCCTGATCGTCAGTGTGCCGATCATCATCTGGGGCAGCACGCTGGTTCTGAAGCTGATCGACAAGTATCCGCTGGTTGTTACCTTTGGCGCGGCTCTCTTGGGCTGGATCGCGGGCGGCATGCTGATTACCGATGTGGTTGTCGAACGTCAATTCGGTGTGCAGCCGACTACGGTTAAAATCGCTGCAGAAATTATCGGCGCCTTGCTCGTTGTTGTCCTTGGACGGTGGCTTGCAAGCCGCAAAACCGCTTCCAAGGAATCAGCACATGAGTCTGCGTAG
- a CDS encoding TerC family protein → MELSSAAFWIALLQIIWVNILLSGDNAVVIALAARSLPPAQQKKAITIGSAAAIIMRIVLTLVAAKLLLLPYLKLIGALLLVYIGVTLLLPEGEEDGAGKTQGNLLTAIRTIMIADLVMSLDNVVAVAAAAMGDTTLLVLGLAISIPLVIFGSTLLLKVIERFPVIVWVGAALLGFIAGELLVGDPALQEPVARIDAALGITHHSFALMTGALGAVLVLAIGKVLLMRQKAE, encoded by the coding sequence ATGGAACTCAGTTCAGCGGCATTCTGGATAGCGCTGCTCCAGATCATTTGGGTCAATATTCTGCTATCGGGCGACAACGCCGTGGTCATTGCGCTGGCGGCGCGTTCGCTGCCTCCGGCGCAGCAAAAGAAAGCGATCACGATCGGCTCGGCCGCCGCGATCATCATGCGTATCGTGCTGACCTTGGTAGCCGCCAAGTTGTTGCTGTTGCCGTACTTGAAGCTGATCGGCGCGTTGCTCCTGGTCTACATCGGCGTGACGCTGCTGTTGCCGGAAGGCGAAGAAGATGGCGCGGGCAAGACGCAAGGTAATCTGCTGACCGCGATTCGCACTATCATGATCGCCGACTTGGTCATGAGCCTGGACAACGTGGTGGCCGTCGCCGCCGCGGCAATGGGCGATACGACTTTGCTGGTGTTGGGCCTGGCCATCAGCATCCCCTTGGTCATCTTTGGCAGCACGCTGCTTTTGAAGGTCATCGAGCGCTTCCCCGTCATCGTCTGGGTGGGTGCGGCGTTGCTGGGCTTTATCGCTGGCGAATTGCTGGTCGGAGACCCCGCCTTGCAGGAGCCGGTGGCCCGTATTGACGCGGCCTTGGGCATTACCCATCACAGCTTCGCGCTGATGACGGGCGCACTGGGCGCGGTGCTGGTGTTGGCGATTGGTAAAGTTTTACTGATGCGCCAGAAAGCTGAATGA